The following coding sequences are from one Desulfosporosinus orientis DSM 765 window:
- a CDS encoding DUF4004 family protein — translation MEEQDLLSKKDLLAFTGISYGQLYRWKRQNLIPESWFIKQSSYTGQETFFPKEKVLKRVEAILKLKDQYSLEELAEIFTPELTQKVFKASSLHRLEGLNQAILDLYIQRSDHENLTFRELLFIYALSKIEQTLNFGESWRSYMVASAIRWQSQVANSDYQMLVCQIKGQKFSLLLQEGSALLLDNDSEVLADIKLNELANELGNKINAWEELE, via the coding sequence TTGGAAGAACAAGATTTGTTGTCAAAGAAAGATCTGTTGGCCTTTACAGGGATTTCCTACGGGCAATTGTATCGTTGGAAACGGCAAAACCTGATACCTGAGTCCTGGTTTATTAAGCAGTCTTCATATACTGGTCAGGAGACCTTCTTCCCTAAAGAGAAAGTCCTTAAAAGAGTTGAAGCTATTCTTAAACTCAAGGATCAGTACTCACTGGAAGAATTGGCAGAGATATTCACCCCCGAGCTGACTCAGAAGGTCTTTAAAGCATCTTCTCTTCACCGGCTGGAAGGACTGAATCAGGCTATCCTTGATTTATATATTCAGCGATCGGATCATGAAAACTTAACCTTCCGTGAACTGCTCTTCATTTATGCCTTAAGCAAAATTGAGCAGACTTTAAACTTCGGAGAATCTTGGCGGTCTTATATGGTTGCTTCAGCTATACGTTGGCAGTCCCAAGTAGCTAACTCCGATTACCAAATGCTGGTCTGTCAAATAAAAGGACAAAAGTTCAGCCTACTCCTGCAGGAAGGATCCGCGCTGCTTCTTGATAATGATTCAGAAGTCCTTGCTGACATAAAACTAAATGAGCTGGCAAATGAACTGGGCAATAAAATAAACGCTTGGGAGGAATTAGAATGA
- a CDS encoding Integral membrane protein CcmA, with product MNNHDVRIMGESSLSGGVYGKVKIMGSVWAQDDLEAEKIRVFGTAEFRSLKAGELKVAGTARFEGSLNVRMLDITGSVDALETIKAHEIKLYGSLTAKKEVIAEKFLAKGTFELSSLNANDVRIELADTCRVEEIGAENVKVGPISMFNLAFFGSSHKKSLRAGIIEADNIELSNTAAQTVKGIQVIIGPCCEIGTVEYQDSLKVHPGSTVKNPLKIK from the coding sequence ATGAACAATCATGACGTAAGAATCATGGGAGAAAGTTCTCTTAGCGGCGGCGTCTATGGCAAAGTAAAAATTATGGGCAGTGTTTGGGCTCAAGATGATTTGGAGGCTGAGAAAATCAGGGTCTTCGGTACTGCAGAATTTCGCAGCCTCAAAGCGGGCGAACTTAAAGTAGCAGGCACTGCTCGTTTTGAAGGTTCTTTAAATGTAAGAATGTTAGATATTACCGGCTCTGTCGACGCCCTTGAAACTATTAAAGCTCACGAGATTAAACTGTACGGTTCGCTTACTGCCAAGAAAGAAGTTATTGCGGAAAAATTTCTGGCTAAAGGAACCTTTGAATTATCATCGCTCAATGCCAATGATGTTCGAATAGAGTTGGCGGATACCTGCAGAGTTGAAGAGATTGGTGCCGAGAACGTCAAAGTAGGGCCAATCAGTATGTTCAATCTGGCATTTTTCGGATCAAGCCACAAAAAAAGCCTACGGGCAGGCATTATCGAAGCAGATAATATAGAACTAAGCAATACGGCAGCACAGACCGTCAAAGGGATTCAAGTTATCATCGGACCTTGTTGTGAGATTGGAACTGTAGAATACCAAGATTCTTTGAAGGTCCATCCTGGTTCAACTGTCAAAAACCCATTAAAAATCAAATAA
- a CDS encoding ATP-binding cassette domain-containing protein, with the protein MEDLIIETKNLRKTFVAKIKGKKEFLEAVKGINLSVKKGEIFGFLGPNGAGKSTTQKMLATLLLPTSGEAKINGYELTRQQQQIRQNIGYVSQAGGTDSMSTGLENLILQAQLYGLDDKTAKQRAVEFIERFQMGSFADRRADSYSGGQRRRLDLALGMIHHPDVLLLDEPTVGLDPQSRAYLWDEIKKLRNEGITVLLTTHYLDEADKLCDLVAIIDHGEIVAQGTPAQLKCDIGADSIVFGFTSNHLALQAQKLLAQCTRVEKNQITGNYLHLFIKDGERVLPDLLRQLDAKELEVQSIAVSKPSLDDVFLKHTGRSLREDH; encoded by the coding sequence ATGGAAGACTTAATCATTGAAACTAAAAACCTACGCAAAACCTTTGTAGCCAAAATTAAGGGAAAGAAGGAATTTCTCGAAGCGGTCAAAGGCATCAATTTATCGGTAAAGAAAGGAGAAATCTTTGGTTTTCTCGGCCCCAATGGTGCTGGAAAATCCACTACTCAAAAAATGCTTGCCACATTGCTTCTGCCCACCAGCGGAGAAGCCAAAATCAATGGATATGAGTTAACAAGGCAGCAACAGCAAATACGCCAGAACATTGGTTACGTCAGCCAAGCCGGCGGAACAGACTCCATGTCCACAGGGCTCGAAAATTTAATTTTGCAAGCCCAGCTTTATGGACTCGATGATAAAACCGCAAAGCAACGGGCTGTGGAATTTATCGAGCGTTTTCAAATGGGTTCCTTTGCTGATCGCCGCGCAGACAGCTATTCAGGAGGTCAGCGCCGCCGTTTGGATTTGGCACTGGGAATGATTCACCATCCAGATGTATTACTATTGGATGAACCCACCGTAGGTCTTGATCCACAAAGCAGAGCGTACTTGTGGGATGAGATAAAGAAGTTACGCAATGAAGGCATCACGGTCCTGCTCACGACCCACTATCTAGATGAAGCAGACAAACTCTGTGACCTAGTCGCAATAATCGACCATGGTGAAATCGTCGCTCAAGGAACTCCCGCGCAATTAAAATGTGACATTGGTGCTGATTCTATTGTTTTTGGTTTTACGTCAAACCATTTAGCTCTGCAGGCCCAAAAACTGTTAGCCCAGTGCACTCGCGTTGAAAAGAATCAGATCACCGGTAATTATCTTCACTTATTCATTAAAGATGGAGAACGAGTGTTGCCCGATCTCTTGCGCCAGCTTGATGCAAAAGAGTTGGAAGTTCAAAGCATTGCTGTGTCAAAGCCCAGTCTGGACGACGTGTTCTTAAAACATACCGGTCGGTCATTAAGGGAGGATCATTAA
- a CDS encoding ABC transporter permease has protein sequence MLRETKLMFIRSMQHTLRNPIWLFLNLFQPLLYLFLFMPLLKGLGGVPGLPEGRTVEVFIPGLLVMLALFGSAFVGFGLVDEIRTGVIERLLVTPINRTAIMLGRILKDVVVLLVQCSLITLFALPFGLRVNIGGFLISLLLYAIIAIAMASMSYAFALVFKSEDTLASTLNTIALPISLLSGIMLPLALAPLWLRNLAKINPLSYAVNASRALFSGYLWNGDITIGFIIIGLLAIITFCWSVRSLNKMAA, from the coding sequence ATGTTACGCGAGACAAAGTTAATGTTCATCCGAAGCATGCAGCATACCCTGCGCAATCCCATTTGGCTCTTCCTCAATTTGTTTCAACCTCTATTATATCTATTTCTGTTCATGCCGCTTTTGAAAGGCTTAGGGGGAGTGCCAGGTTTGCCGGAAGGCAGGACAGTGGAAGTATTCATACCTGGTTTGTTAGTCATGCTGGCTTTATTCGGATCTGCTTTTGTCGGTTTCGGTCTTGTCGATGAAATCCGTACGGGAGTGATTGAGCGCCTTTTAGTCACCCCGATCAATAGAACGGCGATCATGTTAGGCCGAATTTTAAAAGATGTCGTTGTGCTCCTGGTGCAATGCAGCTTAATCACTCTATTTGCTCTTCCTTTTGGATTAAGAGTCAACATCGGAGGGTTTCTGATCTCCTTGCTGCTCTACGCAATAATTGCAATTGCAATGGCCTCAATGTCATATGCCTTCGCACTAGTCTTCAAGTCTGAAGATACCCTTGCTTCGACACTCAATACTATAGCTTTACCTATTTCTTTGCTGTCGGGGATTATGTTACCCCTGGCCTTAGCTCCTCTTTGGCTCAGAAATCTGGCTAAAATCAATCCTCTTTCCTATGCTGTGAATGCTTCTCGCGCCTTATTTTCCGGCTATCTATGGAATGGAGACATTACCATAGGTTTCATTATTATTGGCTTACTTGCCATTATCACCTTTTGCTGGTCTGTTCGATCCCTTAATAAAATGGCTGCCTAA
- a CDS encoding ABC transporter ATP-binding protein: MSLIEVNHLSKEFKIAKRQEGIKGALRSLFHREYTTKLAVQDISFAVNTGEIVGYIGPNGAGKSTTIKMLTGILVPTSGDIRVNDIMPFKERQKNARQIGVVFGQRSQLWWDLPTIESFELLRQVFQIPYDRYRKNMARFSDILGLEEFLQTPVRQLSLGQRMRADIAASLLHDPVILFLDEPTIGLDVVAKERMRNFIREINRERGVTVILTTHDMSDIEKLCQRMILIDHGQVMYDGELAKIKEKFGKERVLIIDLEEETMNFTVKGANIIKQEGNRYWLQFNRDVMSASQLISQISESYEVKDLSIQDPEIEVMIRNIYESGVKEGVI, encoded by the coding sequence ATGAGTTTGATAGAGGTTAACCATCTCTCCAAGGAGTTTAAGATTGCTAAACGCCAAGAGGGAATTAAGGGAGCATTGCGAAGTTTATTTCATAGAGAATATACGACGAAACTGGCTGTGCAGGATATTTCCTTTGCTGTAAACACAGGGGAGATTGTGGGATATATCGGCCCCAATGGAGCAGGCAAGTCGACTACGATAAAAATGCTCACTGGGATTCTTGTTCCGACCTCGGGTGATATCCGAGTTAATGATATTATGCCCTTCAAAGAACGCCAAAAGAATGCCCGGCAAATAGGAGTGGTTTTTGGCCAGCGCAGTCAACTTTGGTGGGATCTTCCCACCATTGAATCTTTTGAACTGTTGCGTCAGGTATTTCAAATTCCTTATGATCGTTACCGGAAAAACATGGCTCGATTTTCCGACATATTGGGTTTAGAGGAGTTTTTGCAAACACCTGTACGTCAATTATCCTTGGGTCAAAGAATGAGGGCAGACATTGCCGCGTCCTTACTTCATGATCCTGTCATCCTATTTCTGGATGAGCCAACGATTGGCTTAGATGTAGTGGCCAAAGAACGAATGAGGAACTTCATCCGGGAAATTAACCGGGAGAGAGGGGTTACTGTCATCCTCACGACCCACGACATGTCCGATATTGAAAAGCTTTGTCAAAGGATGATTTTAATTGATCATGGGCAAGTGATGTATGACGGTGAATTGGCAAAAATCAAAGAAAAGTTTGGAAAAGAGCGGGTTTTAATTATTGATCTGGAAGAGGAGACTATGAACTTTACAGTTAAAGGGGCAAATATCATCAAACAAGAAGGAAACCGCTATTGGCTGCAGTTTAATCGCGATGTGATGAGTGCTTCCCAATTGATTAGCCAAATCTCGGAGAGTTATGAAGTTAAGGACTTATCCATCCAGGACCCGGAGATTGAGGTAATGATTCGTAATATTTACGAGAGTGGAGTCAAGGAAGGTGTAATATAA
- a CDS encoding ABC transporter permease → MLRSWLRGIRLYFYMIGVSITTQLQYRYAFVMNILGWAMTYAGTAITMWVLLYSFGAIEGWSFWELLFLFALSVLSWGVCVVFFFHFRTLDQFIVQGTFDRFLVRPIHPFFHFMSMKFDVGAFGQFLFSVVAVAMAYNRLGLHWNLWQWFVFLGAVIGGTLIQGGLIIAISAMAFWTTRSERFYWVVMWPAKSLMNYPLSIYPRVVQVLVTFILPFAFVNYLPALLLLGKTKGIYPPYWGFFSILVGAVFFWLCFQLWMLGLNKYKSAGS, encoded by the coding sequence ATGCTGCGCTCTTGGCTAAGAGGAATAAGATTGTATTTCTATATGATTGGGGTTAGTATTACGACCCAGCTTCAATACCGTTATGCCTTTGTTATGAATATTTTAGGCTGGGCTATGACCTATGCCGGTACAGCGATTACCATGTGGGTATTGCTCTATTCCTTTGGAGCCATTGAAGGCTGGAGTTTCTGGGAACTTCTCTTTTTGTTTGCACTGTCCGTGTTATCTTGGGGAGTCTGTGTCGTTTTCTTTTTTCACTTTCGGACCTTGGACCAATTTATTGTTCAAGGAACCTTTGACCGCTTTTTGGTCAGGCCGATTCATCCCTTTTTTCACTTCATGTCTATGAAATTTGACGTGGGTGCTTTTGGACAGTTTCTTTTTAGCGTTGTGGCGGTGGCAATGGCTTACAACCGGCTGGGCCTGCATTGGAATCTTTGGCAGTGGTTTGTTTTTCTGGGGGCGGTGATTGGGGGAACTCTCATTCAAGGAGGGCTTATAATTGCCATCTCGGCAATGGCCTTTTGGACGACTCGCTCGGAGCGTTTTTATTGGGTTGTTATGTGGCCGGCGAAAAGCCTTATGAACTATCCTCTCTCCATCTATCCCCGGGTAGTACAGGTACTGGTAACCTTCATACTGCCCTTTGCCTTTGTCAACTATCTCCCAGCTCTTCTCTTATTGGGGAAAACAAAGGGAATCTATCCCCCTTACTGGGGTTTTTTTAGTATCTTAGTTGGTGCTGTTTTCTTTTGGCTTTGCTTTCAACTTTGGATGTTGGGTTTAAATAAGTATAAAAGTGCAGGTTCATAA